The DNA window GGAGAAGACGAGAGCCATCGTGGCGGCCCTCCAGATGATGATGACCGGCAACATCCTCGGGCTTCCGGTCAGCGCCCTGCTGGCTCGACTGAAGGGGCGCAGCCAGCCCGGCAGCACCGTGCTCTACGAGGTGACGCTGCCGCTCAACGCGCTCGTGCTGCTGATCCCCTCACTGGTCCAGTCGCTGCTCGACCAGCTCCGCCACGAGGGGCGGCTCACCTTGGTGTAGCCAGCAGCGGCGGCCCTTCGGTTGACTTGAAGACATCTTCATGTGCAAAGTTGGTCCTCCAACCCGGGAGGACGACGGACCACGATGGCGACCCCGTTGTACCAGGCGAAGGCGGATTTCTTCCGCACCCTGGGGCACCCGGCCCGGATCCGGGTGCTCGAGCTGCTGTCCGAGCGTGACCACGCCGTGCACGAGCTGCTCGAGCGGATCGAGATCGAACCGAGCAACCTGTCCCAGCAGCTTGCGGTGCTGCGTCGCACCGGCCTGGTGAGCCAGCACCGGGAGGCCGGTGAGGTGGTCTACTCGATCAGCGTGCCGCAGGTCCGAGACCTGTTGCTGACGGCCCGCCAGATCCTGCTCGGGCTCATCGCCGAGCAGGACGCCCTGGCCGAGGAGCTGCGCCCGACGGGTCCGCAGCAGCCGTGAGCCTGCTGCGCCTGGTCGCACTGATCCGCCGGACCGGGACGGTCGCCGAACCGGCGCCGCCCGCGCCGGACCTGTTGCCCGCGGCCCGACCGTTGGGCGGCAGCGTCCAGCTGCGGCACGTGGACGCCGGCTCCTGCAACGGCTGCGAGATCGAGGTGGCCGCCGCGTTCGGCCCGGTGTACGACGCCGAGCGGTACGGCGCGCGGCTGGTCGCCTCGCCCCGGCACGCGGACGCCGTGCTGGTCACCGGAGCCGTCACCCGGAACATGGCCGAGCCCCTGCGGCGAACCGTCGAGGCGACCCCCGCGCCGCGGCTGGTCCTGGCGGTCGGGGACTGCGCCCGGGGCTGCGGCGCCTTCGCGGCCGGGTACGGCGTGGTCGGCGGCGTGGCCGACGTCGTGCCCGTCGACCTCGACGTGCCAGGCTGCCCGCCCGAGCCGCAGGTCATCGTGGAGGCGCTGCGCCGGGTGACTGGGCGGTGACCTCGGTCCAGGTCGGGCTGCTGTCCCTGGGGGTGCTCGCGGCCGTCGCCGTGGTCGTCGCGCTGGTCGTGCCGGCCGCCGCCCGCGCCGTCCTGGCCGGGCTGTCCTGCGCCGCCGTCTCGGTCGCCGGCGCCGTCACCGGCGCGCTCGCGATGGCCGGGCAGGCGGGCAGCATCCGCCTGCCGGTGGCGCTGCCGGTCGACCCGGTGACCTTCGCCCCCGACCGGCTCGGCGGGCTGTTCATGCTGCTGGCCTCGGTCGTGGGCGTGGCCGTGGCGGTTTACGGCATCGGGTACGTGTCCGGCCCCTCGGCCTCGCGCAGCTCCTGGGCCGCGCTCGCGGTGTTCCTCGTGGGCATGCAGCTGGTCGCGGCCGCCGCGGACGTCGTCTCGTTCCTGCTGGCCTGGGAGCTCATGGCCGTGGGGTCGACGGTCCTGCTGCTGGCGGACTACGCGCGGCGGGCCGAGGTCACCGCGGCCAC is part of the Actinomycetes bacterium genome and encodes:
- a CDS encoding metalloregulator ArsR/SmtB family transcription factor; translated protein: MATPLYQAKADFFRTLGHPARIRVLELLSERDHAVHELLERIEIEPSNLSQQLAVLRRTGLVSQHREAGEVVYSISVPQVRDLLLTARQILLGLIAEQDALAEELRPTGPQQP
- the nuoB gene encoding NADH-quinone oxidoreductase subunit NuoB encodes the protein MRLVALIRRTGTVAEPAPPAPDLLPAARPLGGSVQLRHVDAGSCNGCEIEVAAAFGPVYDAERYGARLVASPRHADAVLVTGAVTRNMAEPLRRTVEATPAPRLVLAVGDCARGCGAFAAGYGVVGGVADVVPVDLDVPGCPPEPQVIVEALRRVTGR